In one Erythrobacteraceae bacterium WH01K genomic region, the following are encoded:
- a CDS encoding NADH-quinone oxidoreductase subunit J, with the protein MIQTIAFYLFAGLMILSGVLTIMARNPVHSVLWLILAFFNAAGLMVLVGAEFLAMLLVVVYVGAVAVLFLFVVMMLDIDFASMRAGFMKNFPLGIAIALVLLAELVLGIGAYRAGALALGTPDGSAAPIVGASNIQSLGALLYGPYIFLFEMAGVILLVAMVGAIVLTHREQKSVRGHQNIQKQVRRNPDEAVVMKQPTIGKGVEL; encoded by the coding sequence ATGATACAGACTATCGCCTTCTACCTGTTTGCAGGGCTCATGATTCTCAGCGGCGTGCTGACGATCATGGCGCGCAACCCCGTGCATTCCGTGCTGTGGCTCATCCTCGCCTTCTTCAATGCGGCAGGACTGATGGTGCTGGTGGGGGCGGAGTTCCTCGCGATGCTGCTTGTCGTCGTGTATGTCGGCGCGGTCGCGGTGCTGTTCCTGTTCGTCGTGATGATGCTGGACATCGATTTCGCGTCGATGCGGGCCGGCTTCATGAAGAATTTCCCGCTCGGCATTGCCATCGCGTTGGTCCTGCTGGCGGAACTGGTGCTGGGCATCGGGGCCTACCGCGCAGGCGCACTGGCGTTGGGAACGCCAGACGGCAGCGCCGCTCCCATTGTCGGCGCCAGCAATATCCAGAGCCTCGGCGCGCTGCTTTACGGGCCTTACATCTTCCTGTTCGAAATGGCAGGGGTGATCCTGCTGGTCGCCATGGTCGGGGCCATCGTCCTGACCCACCGCGAGCAGAAGTCGGTGCGCGGTCACCAGAACATCCAGAAGCAGGTTCGCCGCAATCCGGACGAGGCGGTCGTGATGAAACAGCCGACCATCGGTAAAGGGGTCGAGCTATGA
- the nuoI gene encoding NADH-quinone oxidoreductase subunit NuoI yields MSIAQTIKAFTLWEFVKAHALTLKYFFKPKVTINYPYEKNSLSPRFRGEHALRRYPNGEERCIACKLCEAVCPAQAITIESEPREDGSRRTTRYDIDMTKCIYCGFCQEACPVDAVVEGPNFEYSTETREELLYDKAKLLANGDKWERAIAANLEADAPYR; encoded by the coding sequence ATGAGCATCGCGCAGACCATCAAGGCGTTCACGCTTTGGGAGTTCGTGAAGGCGCACGCCCTCACGCTGAAGTATTTCTTCAAGCCCAAGGTTACGATCAACTACCCTTACGAGAAGAACTCGCTGAGCCCGCGTTTCCGTGGCGAGCATGCCCTGCGCCGCTATCCCAACGGGGAAGAACGCTGCATCGCGTGCAAGCTGTGCGAAGCGGTCTGCCCGGCGCAGGCGATAACCATCGAATCGGAACCGCGCGAAGACGGCAGCCGCCGCACCACGCGCTACGATATCGACATGACCAAGTGCATCTATTGCGGCTTCTGCCAGGAAGCCTGCCCGGTGGATGCCGTGGTCGAGGGGCCGAATTTCGAATATTCGACGGAAACGCGCGAAGAGCTGCTCTACGACAAGGCCAAGCTGCTCGCGAATGGTGACAAGTGGGAGCGGGCGATTGCCGCAAACCTTGAAGCCGACGCGCCCTACCGCTAA
- the nuoH gene encoding NADH-quinone oxidoreductase subunit NuoH, translated as MTDFFQSWGMSYEVAWTLATFAGILLIALPLMLSVAMVIYVDRKVWAAINLRRGPNVVGPFGLLQSFADGLKVFLQETIIPSAANKGIFLLAPIVTFTVALAAWAVIPFDAGVVLADINVGLLYILAISSLSVYGVVMSGWASNSKYPFFSAMRAAAQMISYEVSIGFILVCVVLWAGSFNLTEIVESQRGHGLGIVNGYWFNLLLFPMWIMFFISALAETQRVPFDLTEAESELVAGYQTEYSSMSFALFWLGEYANILLMCSLNTILFFGGWLPPIDWAPLYYVPGIVWFLLKTFFFFFMFSWVMATVPRYRYDQLMRLGWKVFLPLSLVAIVVISGYLMATGHFSS; from the coding sequence ATGACCGACTTCTTCCAGTCCTGGGGCATGTCCTACGAAGTAGCTTGGACGCTCGCGACATTCGCTGGCATCCTGCTGATCGCGCTGCCGCTGATGCTCAGCGTGGCGATGGTGATCTATGTCGACCGCAAGGTCTGGGCGGCAATTAACCTGCGGCGCGGTCCCAATGTGGTCGGGCCATTCGGGCTGCTGCAAAGTTTTGCAGACGGGCTGAAGGTCTTCCTGCAGGAAACCATCATTCCCAGCGCGGCGAACAAGGGCATTTTCCTGCTTGCGCCTATCGTGACCTTCACGGTCGCCTTGGCGGCATGGGCCGTCATTCCCTTCGATGCGGGCGTGGTGCTGGCGGACATCAATGTCGGTCTGCTCTACATCCTCGCGATCAGCAGCCTGTCGGTCTACGGAGTGGTGATGAGCGGTTGGGCGAGTAACTCCAAATATCCGTTCTTCTCCGCCATGCGCGCAGCGGCGCAGATGATTTCCTACGAAGTCTCCATCGGCTTCATCCTGGTCTGCGTCGTCCTGTGGGCGGGCAGTTTCAACCTGACGGAAATCGTCGAATCGCAGCGCGGTCATGGCCTCGGCATCGTCAATGGCTACTGGTTCAACCTGCTGCTGTTCCCGATGTGGATCATGTTCTTCATATCGGCCCTGGCGGAAACGCAGCGCGTCCCGTTCGACCTTACCGAGGCGGAGAGCGAGCTGGTTGCCGGCTACCAGACCGAATACAGTTCGATGAGCTTCGCACTCTTCTGGCTGGGCGAGTATGCCAACATCCTGCTAATGTGCAGCCTCAACACGATCCTGTTCTTCGGTGGCTGGTTGCCGCCGATCGACTGGGCACCGCTGTATTATGTGCCGGGCATCGTGTGGTTCCTGCTGAAGACGTTCTTCTTCTTCTTCATGTTCAGTTGGGTCATGGCGACCGTGCCGCGCTATCGCTACGACCAGCTCATGCGGCTCGGGTGGAAGGTGTTCCTGCCGCTGAGCCTCGTCGCAATCGTCGTCATTTCCGGCTACCTGATGGCCACAGGACATTTCTCGTCATGA
- the nuoG gene encoding NADH-quinone oxidoreductase subunit NuoG, with amino-acid sequence MPKVTVDGQELDVPDGATVLQACELAGKEIPRFCYHERLSIAGNCRMCLVEVKPGPPKPQASCALPATEGQEIRTDTQMVKTAREGVMEFLLINHPLDCPICDQGGECDLQDQAVAYGRGGSRYDMNKRAVTEKYMGPLIKTIMTRCIHCTRCVRFSEEIAGVDEIGALYRGEDMQITTYLEQAASHELSANVIDLCPVGALTSRPYAFEARPWELKKTLSIDVSDAVGANITLYSRGREVMRATPRINDDVNEEWISDKARYQVDGLGKRRLDKVFMRKKGKLQPAGWDEAFEAIAKQLKGDTSSIAAIAGDMVDCETMFAAKALLKASGSGLLEGRQTGMDYDVSNLAAVNFNSTFAGIETADAILIVGSQVRQEAPLINVRLRKAAKRGARVFIVGPHWDPTFPVEYLGEDTSVLGDLPGHVSDAFKAAERPAIIMGGASLAAGALNAGLAFAEEFGLVKDGWNGFNVMHFSAARMGGLMLGYAQKGGIKDVARAAPKVLLALGADEMDFEPFADSLKVYIGHHGDRGAHAADIILPAASYAEKDGTYVNTEGRVQFAEKAVFAPGDAREDWTILRALADSLKVNVGFDSFAELQSAMIAEVPALGEEGLAAFGKLPKAKKAGKGKAISAYPIKDFYLTNAIARASDVMQRCSDELLHGDELAEAAE; translated from the coding sequence ATGCCTAAAGTCACCGTAGACGGACAGGAACTGGACGTTCCCGACGGCGCGACCGTCTTGCAGGCGTGCGAGCTGGCCGGGAAGGAAATCCCGCGCTTCTGCTATCACGAGCGGCTGAGCATCGCCGGCAATTGCCGTATGTGTCTCGTCGAAGTGAAGCCCGGGCCGCCCAAGCCGCAGGCATCCTGCGCGCTGCCCGCGACCGAGGGGCAGGAAATCCGCACCGACACGCAGATGGTCAAGACCGCGCGCGAAGGCGTGATGGAATTCCTGCTCATCAACCACCCCCTCGATTGCCCGATCTGCGACCAGGGCGGCGAGTGCGACCTGCAGGACCAGGCCGTCGCCTATGGCCGTGGCGGCAGCCGCTACGACATGAACAAGCGGGCGGTGACCGAAAAATACATGGGTCCGCTGATCAAGACGATCATGACCCGCTGCATCCACTGCACACGCTGCGTGCGCTTCTCCGAGGAGATCGCCGGCGTGGACGAGATCGGCGCGCTCTATCGCGGCGAGGACATGCAGATCACGACCTATCTGGAGCAGGCGGCGAGCCACGAACTTTCGGCCAACGTCATCGACCTGTGCCCGGTCGGCGCTTTGACCAGCCGCCCTTATGCGTTCGAGGCGCGTCCGTGGGAGCTCAAGAAGACGCTCAGCATCGATGTCTCCGACGCCGTCGGCGCGAACATCACGCTGTATTCGCGGGGGCGCGAGGTCATGCGGGCTACGCCGCGCATCAATGACGACGTGAACGAGGAGTGGATCTCCGACAAGGCGCGCTACCAGGTCGATGGCCTCGGCAAGCGCCGCCTCGACAAGGTCTTCATGCGCAAGAAAGGCAAGCTCCAGCCCGCTGGCTGGGACGAGGCTTTCGAGGCTATTGCGAAGCAGCTTAAGGGCGATACATCCAGCATCGCGGCGATTGCCGGCGACATGGTCGATTGCGAAACGATGTTCGCGGCCAAGGCCTTGCTGAAGGCATCCGGCTCGGGCCTGCTCGAAGGCCGCCAGACCGGCATGGATTACGACGTGTCGAACCTCGCTGCGGTCAATTTCAACAGCACCTTTGCCGGGATCGAGACGGCCGATGCGATCCTGATCGTCGGCAGTCAGGTCCGTCAGGAGGCGCCTCTGATCAATGTCCGCCTCCGCAAGGCAGCGAAGCGCGGCGCGAGGGTCTTCATCGTCGGCCCGCACTGGGACCCGACCTTCCCGGTCGAGTATCTCGGCGAGGATACGAGCGTGCTGGGCGACCTGCCGGGCCACGTGTCCGATGCGTTCAAGGCGGCCGAGCGGCCCGCCATCATCATGGGCGGTGCTTCGCTGGCCGCTGGCGCGCTGAACGCCGGTCTCGCCTTCGCCGAAGAGTTCGGCCTCGTGAAAGATGGCTGGAACGGCTTCAACGTCATGCATTTCTCGGCAGCGCGCATGGGCGGGCTGATGCTCGGTTACGCGCAGAAGGGCGGCATCAAGGATGTCGCAAGGGCCGCACCGAAAGTTTTACTGGCCCTGGGCGCGGACGAGATGGATTTCGAACCCTTCGCCGACAGCCTGAAGGTCTATATCGGCCATCACGGCGACCGGGGCGCGCATGCGGCGGACATCATCCTGCCGGCGGCGAGCTACGCCGAGAAGGACGGAACCTACGTAAACACAGAGGGCCGTGTGCAGTTCGCCGAGAAGGCCGTCTTCGCCCCCGGCGATGCGCGCGAGGACTGGACCATCTTGCGCGCGCTGGCAGATAGCCTGAAAGTAAACGTCGGCTTCGACAGCTTCGCCGAATTGCAAAGCGCGATGATCGCCGAAGTGCCTGCGCTGGGCGAAGAAGGACTGGCCGCTTTCGGCAAGTTGCCGAAGGCGAAAAAGGCTGGCAAGGGTAAGGCAATTTCCGCTTACCCAATCAAGGACTTCTATCTCACCAACGCCATCGCCCGCGCCAGCGACGTGATGCAGCGCTGTTCGGACGAATTGCTCCACGGCGATGAACTTGCGGAGGCGGCGGAATGA
- the nuoF gene encoding NADH-quinone oxidoreductase subunit NuoF, translating to MSLQDKDRIFTNLYGFQDWGLKAAQQRGDWDNTKSLIARGQDAIIDEIKASGLRGRGGAGFPTGLKWSFMPKESKDGRPSFLVINADESEPGSCKDREIIRHDPHKLVEGALVAGFAMRARAAYIYIRGEYIREAETLQAAIQEAYDAGLIGKNAAKSGYDFDVFLHRGAGAYICGEETAMIESLEGKKGQPRLKPPFPAGAGLYGCPTTVNNVESIAVVPTILRRGGAWFASFGRENNKGTKLFQISGHVEQPCVVEEALSIPFRELIEKHCGGIRGGWDNLLAVIPGGSSVPLVPAEQIMDAPMDFDGLKELGSGLGTAGVIVMDKSTDIVRAISRISYFYKHESCGQCTPCREGTGWMWRMMERLRTGDAAIEEIDMLQQVTKQVEGHTICALGDAAAWPIQGLIRHFRPELERRIEEHNAQFAEAAE from the coding sequence ATGTCGCTTCAGGACAAGGACCGCATTTTCACCAATCTCTACGGCTTCCAGGATTGGGGCCTGAAAGCGGCGCAGCAGCGCGGCGACTGGGACAACACCAAGTCGCTGATCGCGCGCGGACAGGACGCGATTATCGACGAGATCAAGGCGTCGGGCCTGCGCGGGCGGGGCGGGGCGGGCTTCCCGACCGGCCTCAAATGGTCCTTCATGCCGAAGGAGAGCAAGGACGGTCGCCCAAGCTTCCTCGTCATCAACGCCGACGAATCCGAACCGGGTTCGTGCAAGGACCGCGAGATCATCCGTCACGATCCGCACAAGCTGGTCGAAGGCGCGCTGGTCGCCGGTTTCGCCATGCGCGCACGGGCGGCCTATATCTACATCCGCGGCGAATACATCCGTGAGGCAGAGACGCTGCAGGCTGCCATTCAGGAAGCCTACGATGCAGGCCTGATCGGCAAGAACGCGGCCAAGTCCGGCTACGATTTCGATGTCTTCCTGCACCGCGGTGCGGGCGCCTACATCTGCGGCGAAGAAACCGCGATGATCGAAAGCCTGGAGGGCAAGAAGGGCCAGCCGCGCCTCAAGCCTCCGTTCCCGGCGGGCGCGGGGCTCTATGGCTGCCCGACCACGGTCAACAATGTCGAGAGCATCGCGGTCGTCCCCACGATCCTGCGGCGCGGAGGCGCGTGGTTCGCCAGCTTCGGACGCGAGAATAACAAGGGGACGAAGCTTTTCCAGATTTCGGGCCATGTCGAGCAGCCCTGCGTCGTCGAAGAAGCGCTCTCCATTCCGTTCCGCGAGCTGATCGAGAAACATTGCGGCGGTATTCGCGGTGGGTGGGACAACCTCCTCGCGGTCATTCCGGGCGGTTCGTCCGTTCCCCTGGTGCCGGCCGAGCAGATCATGGATGCCCCGATGGATTTCGACGGGCTGAAGGAACTCGGCTCCGGCCTCGGCACGGCCGGCGTGATCGTTATGGACAAGTCGACCGACATCGTCCGCGCGATTTCCCGCATCAGCTATTTCTACAAGCACGAGAGCTGCGGCCAGTGCACGCCCTGCCGCGAAGGTACGGGCTGGATGTGGCGCATGATGGAGCGCCTGCGCACCGGCGATGCAGCGATCGAGGAAATCGACATGCTGCAGCAGGTGACGAAACAGGTCGAGGGCCACACGATCTGCGCGCTGGGCGACGCCGCCGCATGGCCGATCCAGGGCCTCATCCGCCATTTCCGCCCCGAGCTGGAACGGCGGATCGAAGAACATAACGCACAATTTGCAGAGGCAGCCGAGTAA
- a CDS encoding NAD(P)H-dependent oxidoreductase subunit E — MADRSLDPDTPELRERWGNFAFTEAYKAKADKHIAKYPEGRQKSAVMPLLDLAQRQVGEETDTQGWLPLPVMEYVAAYLDMPIIRVVEVATFYFMYNLRPVGKFHVQVCGTTPCMLRGSDDIIAACKARGMEKGKVSEDGLWTLTEVECMGNCATAPMVQINDDNYEDLTPERLDAVLDALAKGEQPKAGTQEPGRHTSEPKDGPTTLKEMVDTNHDYRGAW; from the coding sequence ATGGCTGATCGTTCCCTGGACCCCGACACGCCCGAATTGCGCGAGCGGTGGGGCAATTTCGCTTTCACCGAAGCCTACAAGGCGAAGGCTGACAAGCACATCGCGAAGTACCCGGAAGGCCGCCAGAAATCGGCGGTGATGCCGCTGCTCGACCTCGCCCAGCGACAGGTGGGCGAGGAAACCGACACGCAGGGCTGGCTGCCTCTGCCGGTCATGGAATATGTCGCCGCCTATCTCGACATGCCGATCATCCGCGTGGTCGAGGTCGCGACGTTCTACTTCATGTACAATTTGCGCCCGGTCGGGAAATTCCACGTGCAGGTATGCGGCACGACGCCCTGCATGCTGCGCGGCTCCGACGACATCATCGCCGCCTGCAAGGCGCGCGGGATGGAGAAGGGCAAGGTGTCCGAAGACGGCCTGTGGACCCTCACTGAAGTCGAGTGCATGGGCAATTGCGCCACCGCGCCGATGGTCCAGATCAATGACGACAATTACGAGGACCTGACGCCGGAACGCCTCGACGCTGTGCTGGATGCGCTGGCGAAGGGCGAGCAGCCCAAGGCAGGCACGCAGGAGCCAGGTCGCCACACCTCCGAGCCTAAGGACGGCCCGACCACGCTCAAGGAAATGGTCGACACCAACCACGATTACCGGGGCGCGTGGTAA
- a CDS encoding NADH-quinone oxidoreductase subunit D — protein MSIQLEESPTTGDEVISNYTINFGPQHPAAHGVLRMVMELDGEIIERIDPHVGLLHRGTEKLIEHKTYLQALPYFDRLDYCSPLCQEHSYVLAIEKLLNIEVPERAQYLRVLFAELTRISNHFLNIGAHVMDVGAMTPNLWVFELREDCMNFFERASGARMHSAYFRPGGVHQDVPEKLLVDIGEWLDTRLPELFGDAMSLVTDNRIFKQRNVDIAVVSKDDALVWGFSGPMIRAAGIPWDLRKSQPYDVYDRMEFDVPVGTNSDCYDRFMVRVNEVYQSARIIKQCLAEMPQGPIASTDGKVSPPKRGAMKQSMEALIHHFKLYTEGFHVPAGEVYVATESPKGEFGVYLVSDGSNKPYRCKIRPTAFSHLQAMDMMSKGHMLPDATAILGAIDVVFGECDR, from the coding sequence ATGAGCATCCAGCTTGAAGAGTCGCCCACCACCGGCGACGAGGTCATTTCGAACTACACGATCAATTTCGGTCCCCAGCATCCGGCAGCGCATGGCGTGCTGCGTATGGTGATGGAACTGGACGGCGAGATCATCGAGCGGATCGACCCGCATGTCGGCCTGCTGCACCGCGGCACGGAAAAGCTGATCGAGCACAAGACCTACCTGCAGGCTCTGCCGTATTTCGACCGGCTCGATTATTGCTCGCCGCTCTGCCAGGAGCATAGCTACGTCCTGGCGATCGAAAAGCTGCTGAACATCGAGGTGCCGGAGCGCGCCCAGTACCTGCGCGTGCTGTTCGCGGAATTGACGCGCATTTCGAACCACTTCCTCAATATCGGCGCGCACGTCATGGATGTTGGCGCGATGACGCCGAACCTGTGGGTGTTCGAGCTGCGCGAAGACTGCATGAATTTCTTCGAGCGGGCATCGGGCGCGCGCATGCACAGTGCGTATTTCCGTCCCGGCGGCGTCCATCAGGACGTGCCGGAGAAGCTGCTGGTCGATATCGGCGAATGGCTCGACACGCGCCTGCCGGAACTGTTCGGCGACGCGATGAGCCTCGTGACCGACAACCGCATCTTCAAGCAGCGCAATGTCGATATTGCCGTGGTCAGCAAGGATGATGCGCTGGTATGGGGCTTCTCCGGCCCGATGATCCGCGCCGCCGGCATCCCGTGGGACCTGCGCAAGTCGCAGCCCTACGACGTTTACGACCGGATGGAATTCGACGTGCCGGTAGGCACGAATTCGGACTGCTACGACCGCTTCATGGTCCGCGTGAACGAGGTCTACCAGTCGGCTCGCATCATCAAGCAGTGCCTCGCCGAAATGCCTCAGGGTCCGATCGCCAGCACAGACGGCAAGGTCTCCCCGCCCAAGCGCGGTGCGATGAAGCAGTCGATGGAAGCGCTGATCCACCACTTCAAGCTCTACACCGAGGGCTTCCACGTGCCCGCGGGCGAAGTGTACGTCGCGACCGAGAGCCCTAAGGGCGAATTCGGCGTTTACCTCGTCAGCGACGGGTCGAACAAACCCTATCGCTGCAAGATCCGTCCGACCGCCTTCAGTCATCTCCAGGCGATGGACATGATGAGCAAGGGCCACATGTTGCCCGATGCAACCGCCATCTTGGGCGCGATCGACGTGGTGTTCGGGGAGTGTGATCGATAG
- a CDS encoding NADH-quinone oxidoreductase subunit C, whose translation MGTVLHSAPKYASNDGVQDTLVSALGSAVTGAREEHGEILLTVARDEVANVLQALRDDHAYQQLMEIAGVDYPGRAERFEVVYMLLSVTKNHRIMVKTSTDEATPVPTVTHIWPNAGWLEREVFDLYGVLFDGNTDLRRILTDYGFEGHPFRKDFPLTGYTELRYSEDEKRVVYEPVKLAQDLRQFDFMSPWEGADYVLPGDEKADTPPIDDPKVTEKPSDTGAGKKTDKHAAEKVSAGAPAEEPTDEERTPPPEPTEDQPARAARKGKTTDTGPATEPKGDDA comes from the coding sequence ATGGGAACCGTCCTTCATTCCGCACCGAAATACGCCAGCAATGACGGCGTGCAGGATACGCTGGTCTCGGCGCTCGGCAGTGCAGTCACCGGCGCGCGCGAGGAGCATGGCGAGATCCTGCTGACCGTCGCGCGCGATGAGGTGGCGAACGTCCTGCAGGCGCTGCGCGATGACCACGCATACCAGCAGCTGATGGAAATCGCCGGGGTCGACTATCCCGGCCGGGCCGAGCGGTTCGAAGTCGTCTACATGCTGCTGTCGGTCACGAAGAACCACCGCATCATGGTCAAGACCTCGACCGACGAGGCGACGCCGGTGCCGACCGTCACGCATATCTGGCCCAATGCCGGCTGGCTGGAGCGGGAGGTGTTCGACCTCTATGGCGTGCTGTTTGACGGCAATACGGACCTGCGCCGCATCCTGACCGATTACGGTTTCGAAGGTCATCCCTTCCGCAAGGATTTCCCGCTCACCGGCTATACAGAGCTGCGCTATTCCGAAGACGAGAAGCGCGTGGTGTATGAACCGGTCAAGCTGGCGCAGGACCTGCGGCAGTTCGACTTCATGAGCCCGTGGGAAGGGGCTGACTACGTGCTCCCGGGCGACGAGAAGGCCGATACGCCTCCGATCGACGATCCGAAGGTGACGGAAAAGCCGTCCGATACCGGTGCGGGCAAGAAAACCGACAAGCACGCGGCCGAAAAGGTCAGCGCAGGCGCTCCTGCCGAAGAGCCCACGGACGAAGAACGCACCCCGCCGCCGGAGCCGACCGAGGACCAGCCGGCCCGCGCCGCGCGCAAGGGCAAGACGACCGATACCGGTCCCGCCACCGAGCCGAAGGGAGACGACGCATGA
- a CDS encoding NADH-quinone oxidoreductase subunit B yields the protein MTTSPHGRDALIQPTAKGGDVRQPDAEYFNALQTEVNDKGFLVTSTEDLFQWARTGSLWWMTFGLACCAVEMIHVNMPRYDMERFGVAPRASPRQSDVMIVAGTLCNKMAPALRKVYDQMSEPKYVISMGSCANGGGYYHYSYSVVRGCDRIVPVDIYVPGCPPTAEALLYGVMQLQRKIRRSGTIER from the coding sequence ATGACCACCAGCCCGCATGGCCGCGATGCGCTGATCCAGCCGACGGCGAAGGGCGGGGATGTGCGCCAGCCCGACGCGGAGTATTTCAACGCGCTCCAGACGGAAGTGAACGACAAGGGCTTCCTCGTCACCTCGACGGAAGACCTGTTTCAGTGGGCGCGTACCGGCAGCCTTTGGTGGATGACCTTCGGCCTTGCCTGCTGCGCGGTCGAGATGATCCACGTCAACATGCCGCGTTACGACATGGAGCGTTTCGGCGTCGCCCCGCGCGCCTCGCCCCGCCAGTCGGACGTGATGATCGTGGCCGGCACGCTGTGCAACAAGATGGCCCCGGCCCTGCGCAAGGTCTACGACCAGATGTCGGAGCCGAAATACGTGATCAGCATGGGTAGCTGCGCCAATGGCGGCGGTTATTACCATTACAGCTACAGCGTCGTTCGCGGCTGCGACCGCATCGTGCCTGTCGACATCTACGTGCCCGGCTGTCCCCCGACGGCAGAGGCGCTGCTTTACGGCGTGATGCAGCTACAGCGGAAAATCCGCCGCAGCGGGACGATCGAGAGGTAA
- the ndhC gene encoding NADH-quinone oxidoreductase subunit A → MVDLSQYLPILLFLGVAVVLSSAFVFLPMGVSRLTGAHNPTTEKLSEYECGFPAFEEPRSQFDVRFYLVAILFIIFDLEAAFLFPWAVSLGITGMIGWTSMIVFLAILTVGFAYEWKMGALDWE, encoded by the coding sequence TTGGTTGACCTGTCACAATATCTGCCGATCCTGCTCTTCCTGGGCGTTGCGGTCGTGCTGTCGTCAGCATTCGTGTTCCTGCCGATGGGCGTGTCCCGCCTGACCGGCGCTCACAATCCGACGACCGAGAAGCTGAGCGAATATGAATGCGGCTTTCCCGCGTTCGAGGAACCGCGCAGCCAGTTCGACGTGCGCTTCTACCTCGTCGCGATCCTGTTCATCATCTTCGACCTGGAAGCTGCGTTCCTGTTTCCCTGGGCTGTCAGCCTGGGCATTACGGGCATGATCGGCTGGACGTCGATGATCGTCTTCCTCGCCATCCTCACCGTGGGTTTCGCCTACGAGTGGAAGATGGGCGCGCTGGATTGGGAATAG
- a CDS encoding coniferyl aldehyde dehydrogenase: protein MADGDTSDKTGELERILDVQRKDFTAARPEPMEMRKDRIKRAIALLVDHGEELARAMSADFGNRSHDASMITDITGTIGFGKYCLKKMDHWAKPEKRSLRFPLPLMGAKAELRYEPKGVIGILSPWNFPVNLSMGPLMQVLAAGNRAMIKPSEFTEGTSDLLQKLVSQYFDEAEVAVVTGGPEVAQAFSSLPFDHLVFTGSTQTGSKVMEAAAKNLVPVTLELGGKSPVVLGRSANYEQAGERIALGKMLNAGQICLAPDYMLVPEDREEAAIAAVQLGVHNMYPTLLDNDDYASVVTDRHFDRLQSMVEDAREKGAEVIEVNPSEEDFSSSNTRKMPLTILRNVTDDMQAMKEEIFGPVLPVKTYSQVGEAINYINRRDRPLGLYYFGSDAAERETVLSRTISGGVTVNDVIMHVSMEDLPFGGVGPSGIGSYHGPEGFREFSHARSVYTQPKIDVAKLAGLKPPYGDTTRKTIEREMKKA from the coding sequence ATGGCGGACGGCGACACGAGCGACAAGACAGGTGAACTGGAGCGCATCCTCGACGTCCAGCGCAAGGATTTCACCGCCGCCCGTCCCGAACCGATGGAAATGCGCAAGGATCGCATCAAGCGCGCGATCGCCCTGCTGGTCGATCATGGCGAAGAACTGGCACGCGCGATGAGCGCCGATTTCGGCAATCGCAGCCACGATGCCTCGATGATTACCGACATCACCGGCACGATCGGCTTCGGCAAATACTGCCTTAAAAAGATGGATCACTGGGCAAAGCCCGAAAAACGGTCGCTGCGCTTCCCCCTGCCGCTGATGGGCGCGAAGGCGGAGCTTCGCTACGAACCGAAAGGCGTCATCGGCATCCTCAGCCCGTGGAACTTCCCGGTCAACCTGTCGATGGGACCGCTGATGCAGGTGCTGGCGGCCGGCAACCGCGCCATGATCAAGCCGAGCGAGTTCACCGAAGGCACGAGCGATCTGCTGCAGAAACTCGTCTCGCAATATTTCGACGAGGCGGAAGTCGCTGTCGTGACCGGCGGTCCCGAGGTTGCGCAGGCGTTCTCTTCGCTGCCGTTCGATCACCTCGTCTTCACCGGCTCGACCCAGACGGGGTCGAAGGTCATGGAAGCCGCGGCAAAAAACCTCGTCCCGGTCACGCTGGAACTTGGCGGCAAGAGCCCCGTCGTCCTGGGACGCAGCGCGAATTACGAGCAGGCGGGCGAGCGGATTGCGCTGGGCAAGATGCTCAATGCCGGGCAGATTTGCCTCGCGCCCGATTACATGCTCGTGCCCGAGGACAGGGAAGAGGCGGCCATCGCCGCGGTGCAGCTTGGCGTCCACAACATGTATCCCACGCTGCTCGACAATGACGATTATGCATCGGTCGTGACGGACCGGCATTTCGACCGGTTGCAATCGATGGTGGAAGACGCCCGCGAAAAGGGCGCCGAGGTGATCGAGGTCAATCCGAGCGAGGAAGACTTCTCGTCCAGCAATACCCGCAAGATGCCCCTGACCATCCTGCGCAACGTTACCGACGACATGCAGGCCATGAAGGAGGAAATCTTCGGCCCCGTCCTGCCGGTGAAAACCTACAGCCAGGTCGGCGAGGCGATCAATTACATCAACCGGCGTGACCGGCCGCTCGGCCTGTATTATTTCGGATCGGATGCAGCGGAGCGTGAGACCGTCCTGTCCCGCACGATTTCAGGCGGCGTGACGGTGAACGATGTCATCATGCATGTGTCGATGGAAGACCTGCCGTTCGGCGGAGTCGGCCCGTCCGGGATCGGCAGCTATCACGGGCCGGAAGGTTTCCGCGAATTCAGCCATGCGCGTTCGGTCTACACCCAGCCAAAGATCGACGTGGCCAAGCTCGCCGGGCTCAAGCCGCCATATGGCGATACCACGCGCAAGACCATCGAACGCGAGATGAAGAAGGCTTGA